From one Culex quinquefasciatus strain JHB chromosome 3, VPISU_Cqui_1.0_pri_paternal, whole genome shotgun sequence genomic stretch:
- the LOC6044954 gene encoding uncharacterized protein LOC6044954, with translation MAAVVYGNSPRHTSRHHHSGGGGGQGHMVSTQHSPYHHHQQSGSSGGSLQHHSSLPSHHHSAPGSMMTGSAMAGLITPPTSYLSTSTTTISSVSHQQAAALYYQQQQAQVQAQQQAIHYHNMRNSKRKSAVEMLAESKPFYVKSETVLDRQQQLGMRVGGGGVGVVCGSGMGGGGGSGPVSGSYMLSPSRTLPQGSQLQSSSHHHASSQQQQMVQQRPASRRSASSGSDLLQTKLRKLLNTDGSKETIIPSDIALNSKYGPPQPLETSYIQPPKNYQQQLTVHPEQPSDVSVFFPSAFLSPQSLPPHPVGDEDLYLYSVVTDDYRTISPPAEYAENASPEKHSSHSRYNYQRSYSHSQAVVHQDESDYSPTQSYNINSHKSLPDLHSQISRHSPHSEALSCCSRGNRSNRSGSSFNRDSGGSSGHYTHHSEPCCKQQQQQQLHQQQQQSDGLMGVGGGGGDYRRDSGSSTQHSGNSYYAYGIPPLRYDCIECRAKIREEADCLLNFTTPEVPEAFQDDYSEKQKQKYYEDARDRNASAARKYYKNPGPISPLSPVSPLSPQDQQQLDLSPPLGTFKRQKCLRFKNRGRQSAISNPNSRCGDGRGSSAADDDRRPILRSKSDISDRYWNRMSDKQREQQKLLEKQRSRSDSLTQLEHFFDRLGLNDETYERYIAPSKGRKSPNYHSNSGSDIHRLSAEDTGDSDESSAVFFSDVSTIDSTRLPDSTETSNEPQPLLPPPSSQQQQQQQQQQQQVQQQQQQAGTGAGGGPLNSLTNPAMYRPSEPPSIIERNARIIKWLCNCKKMQLA, from the exons atggccGCCGTAGTGTACGGAAACAGTCCGCGGCACACCAGCCGGCATCACCACTCCGGAGGGGGTGGAGGCCAAGGCCACATGGTGTCGACCCAGCACTCGCCCTACCATCACCACCAGCAGTCGGGCTCGTCCGGCGGTTCGCTGCAGCACCACTCGTCACTGCCCTCGCACCACCATTCGGCGCCCGGATCGATGATGACGGGGTCGGCGATGGCCGGCCTCATCACGCCGCCGACGTCCTACCTGTCCACGTCGACGACCACGATTTCTTCGGTGTCCCACCAGCAGGCCGCCGCCCTCTactaccagcagcagcaggcccAGGTCCAGGCCCAGCAGCAGGCCATCCACTACCACAACATGCGCAACTCGAAGCGCAAGTCCGCCGTGGAGATGCTCGCCGAAAGCAAACCGTTCTACGTCAAGTCGGAAACGGTGCTGGACCGGCAACAGCAGCTCGGCATGAGGGTGGGCGGGGGAGGGGTTGGTGTCGTCTGCGGAAGTGGAATGGGTGGCGGAGGAGGATCCGGGCCAGTTTCGGGATCAT ATATGCTGTCTCCATCGCGGACGTTGCCTCAAGGCTCGCAGCTGCAGTCATCCTCGCACCACCACGCATcatcccagcagcagcagatggtCCAACAGCGGCCAGCTAGCCGCCGTAGCGCGTCCTCCGGGTCGGACCTGCTGCAGACCAAACTGCGCAAGCTTCTAAACACCGACGGCAGCAAAGAGACAATAATTCCCTCGGACATTGCCCTAAATTCTAAATACGGTCCTCCGCAACCTCTGGAGACCAGCTACATCCAGCCGCCGAAGAACTACCAGCAACAGCTGACGGTACATCCGGAACAGCCGAGCGACGTGTCAGTGTTCTTCCCAAGTGCGTTCCTCTCACCGCAATCCCTGCCGCCCCATCCCGTTGGTGACGAAGATCTGTATCTGTACAGCGTCGTGACGGACGACTACCGCACCATAAGTCCACCGGCGGAGTACGCCGAGAACGCTTCCCCCGAGAAACACAGCAGTCATAG CCGCTACAACTACCAGCGATCGTACTCGCACTCGCAGGCCGTGGTGCACCAGGACGAGTCGGACTACTCGCCGACGCAGTCGTACAACATCAACAGTCACAAGTCACTGCCGGATCTGCACTCGCAAATCAGTCGCCATTCTCCGCACTCGGAAGCGTTGAGTTGCTGTAGCCGCGGCAATCGCTCGAACCGATCCGGCAGCTCGTTCAACCGGGACTCGGGTGGTTCGTCCGGGCACTACACTCACCACAGTGAACCGTGCTGcaagcaacaacagcagcagcagctacaccagcaacaacagcagaGTGATGGACTCATGGGCGTTGGTGGCGGTGGCGGGGATTACCGCCGGGACAGCGGATCATCCACTCAGCACAGCGGAAACTCGTACTACGCGTACGGAATTCCCCCGCTGCGGTACGATTGCATCGAGTGCCGCGCCAAGATCCGCGAGGAAGCCGACTGCCTGCTGAACTTTACCACGCCCGAAGTTCCGGAAGCGTTCCAGGACGACTACAGCGAAAAGCAGAAGCAAAAGTACTACGAAGACGCGCGAGATCGCAACGCTTCGGCGGCTCGTAAATACTACAAAAATCCTGGACCAATATCTCCACTGTCGCCGGTATCGCCACTCTCCCCCCAGGACCAACAGCAGCTCGATCTGAGTCCTCCGCTGGGAACGTTCAAACGGCAGAAATGCCTTCGGTTCAAGAATCGGGGCCGCCAGTCGGCCATCAGCAATCCCAACTCGCGCTGCGGTGATGGTCGTGGTAGTTCCGCCGCGGATGACGATCGCCGGCCGATCCTGCGCTCCAAGAGCGACATTAGCGATCGCTACTGGAACCGGATGTCG GACAAGCAACGCGAACAGCAGAagctgctggagaagcaaaGATCTCGATCGGACAGCCTCACCCAGCTGGAGCACTTCTTCGACCGGCTCGGGCTGAACGACGAAACGTACGAACGGTACATCGCACCTTCCAAGGGTCGCAAGTCTCCGAACTACCACAGCAATTCCGGCAGTGACATCCACCGGCTATCGGCGGAGGACACCGGCGACTCGGACGAATCCAGCGCCGTGTTCTTCTCGGACGTTAGCACGATCGACTCGACGCGCCTACCGGACAGTACCGAAACGAGCAACGAGCCTCAGCCGCTGCTTCCACCACCGTcttcccagcagcagcagcagcagcagcagcaacaacaacaggtccaacagcagcagcagcaggccgGAACCGGTGCCGGAGGTGGTCCGCTCAACAGTCTGACCAATCCGGCCATGTATCGGCCGAGCGAACCGCCGTCAATTATAGAACGCAACGCACGTATTATCAAGTGGCTGTGTAACTGCAAAAAGATGCAGCTGGCCTAA